TTGAATACCCGTTACCCTCGCAACTGCGCCCGGAACCCTTCTGGTTTCCGGGCGCAGTTGTGTCTGAATAACAGGCACCCGCAGGTGCCAGGAGAACATTATGTCCACCCATGACAGTCTGATTGAACTGACTGATACCCTTATCCAGCAGAACGGCTACCAGGGCTTCAGCTATGCTGATCTCGCTGACGGTCTGGGAATACGGAAGGCCAGTATCCATTACCATTTTCAGACCAAAACCGACCTCGGGCTTGCCTATTGTGAATACAAGGAGGCCAGCCTGCTGAAACTGGAAGCTGCCCTGTTACAGCTGCCACCGGGTAAAGCCCGTCTGCAGGGTTATATGGACGCATTTCTCAAATGCGCCGACAGCGGCCAGATGTGTGGCATTCACGCCATGCTGTCCGACAGCGCCCTGTTTGAAGAACCTCTTCAGAAAGCCACCTCACGACTGGCACAAACCGACCTGCGCATCCTGACCAGTGTGCTGGTTTCGGGTCGTGAAAGCGGTGAACTGGCTTTTACTGCTGAGCCGGCTGACGTGGCCATTATCATCGGCAGCGCCATTAAAGGGGCCCTGATGCTCAATCGGATCCCTCCTCATGATGCCTGTTCCCGCA
This Klebsiella sp. WP3-W18-ESBL-02 DNA region includes the following protein-coding sequences:
- a CDS encoding TetR/AcrR family transcriptional regulator, with the translated sequence MSTHDSLIELTDTLIQQNGYQGFSYADLADGLGIRKASIHYHFQTKTDLGLAYCEYKEASLLKLEAALLQLPPGKARLQGYMDAFLKCADSGQMCGIHAMLSDSALFEEPLQKATSRLAQTDLRILTSVLVSGRESGELAFTAEPADVAIIIGSAIKGALMLNRIPPHDACSRTMSALIQLLSRP